The DNA segment CGGTGCGCGGGGGAGTCCCCGACACGACCGCGATCCTGGTCATGATGCCCACCGCCGGCGACGGTGAGGGGGCACGCGTGGTGACCAGGCGCAAGAAGATCCTCTCCGCGATGGACGCCCGGATCCTGGAGGGCATCGCCGCCGGGGTCTCCACCATCCCCCTCGCGGCGAGCCTCTACCTCAGCCGGCAGGGCGTCGAGTACCACGTGACCTGCCTGCTGCGGAAGCTCAAGGTCCCCAACCGCGCCGCACTGGTCTCCCGCGCCTACTCCATGGGCGTGCTGAAGGTCGGTGCCTGGCCCCCCGAGGTCGTCGAGGACTTCGTGAAGTGAGCGGGCACCCCGCCCGTCCCCGCCCCGCACGGCCGCTTCCGCACACCGGGTGACCCGACCCCCTCGGCCCCGACGTCCGCCGATCTCCCCGACAGTCCCCACGCCGGAACCCCCCGACCGGCCCCCGATACCTCTCAGTCCCCTCTCGAAGCTCAGGAGCAACAGCGTGAACGCACACCAGCCTCTGTCGCGCCGCCGCATGCTCGGCCTGGCCGCCTTGGGCGCCGCCGCACTCACCGGGCAGACCACGATCACCGCGGCCCCCGCGCGGCCGCCGCCACCGCCCCCGGCGGCTCCGGCGGCACGTTCGTGCCCGCCGTCGTGATCGGCACCGGCTACGGCGCGGCCGTCTCCGCCCTGCGGCTCGGCGAGGCCGGGGTCTCCACCCTGATGCTGGAGATGGGCCAGCTGTGGAACCAGCCCGGCCCGGACG comes from the Streptomyces sp. SUK 48 genome and includes:
- a CDS encoding LuxR C-terminal-related transcriptional regulator, with the translated sequence MLSPAPAAPGLCVASLDKTLAIQQANQEFFRQFNCSSEDICGRDFRDVVHPSVQQPLVRQFSNLLEGKHQRFVTPVIAVGPGEEAAFTVPLTAVAVRGGVPDTTAILVMMPTAGDGEGARVVTRRKKILSAMDARILEGIAAGVSTIPLAASLYLSRQGVEYHVTCLLRKLKVPNRAALVSRAYSMGVLKVGAWPPEVVEDFVK